A single window of Rhodamnia argentea isolate NSW1041297 chromosome 5, ASM2092103v1, whole genome shotgun sequence DNA harbors:
- the LOC115747522 gene encoding cysteine-rich and transmembrane domain-containing protein 1-like, whose product MSYQRAPQEPYPPPGYPSASPPHHPPPNSPSAPPPLEAYPCPPTTGPPPPQPPFEGYQRYFAGGHPPQPPSPPRYHNDHRDDHRDNDQPGCAPFLHCCWAALCCCCMLEECCCCMMEECCCFLR is encoded by the exons ATGAGCTACCAGAGAGCTCCTCAGGAACCTTACCCGCCACCAG GGTACCCATCTGCCTCTCCTCCCCACCATCCGCCGCCGAATTCCCCCTCGGCTCCCCCGCCGCTCGAGGCCTATCCGTGCCCTCCGACGACGGGGCCGCCGCCGCCTCAACCTCCCTTCGAGGGGTATCAGCGGTATTTCGCCGGAGGGCACCCTCCGCAGCCGCCGTCGCCTCCTCGTTACCACAATGACCACCGTGATGATCACCGCGATAATGATCAGCCGGGTTGCGCTCCCTTCTTGCATTGCTG CTGGGCTGCGCTCTGCTGCTGCTGTATGTTGGAGGAATGCTGCTGCTGTATGATGGAGGAATGCTGCTGCTTTCTTCGCTGA
- the LOC115747516 gene encoding protein AUXIN SIGNALING F-BOX 2-like, whose product MNYFPDEVMEHVFDFVTSNRDRNAISLVCKLWYRIERLSRQRVFIGNCYAISPERLIARFPGVKSITLKGKPHFADFNLVPHDWGGHVYPWIEVLARSRVNLEELRLKRMVVTDEGLELISRSFVNFKSLVLVTCEGFTTDGLAAIAANCRSLKELDLQENEVEDHRGQWLNCFPESCTSLVSLNFACLKGDINLATLERLVARSPNLKSLRLSRAVPLETLQKILVRAPQLVDLGVGSFVHDPDSETYSKLLTTIEKCKSMRSLCGFLEVAAYCLPAIYPICSSLTSLNLSYAPGIPGSELTKLIRHCRKLQCLWILDCIGDKGLGVVASSCKELQELRVFPSDPYGVGNASVTEEGLVAISRGCPKLTSLLYFCQQMTNAALKIVAQNCRNFIQFRLCILDPTKPDSSTNEPLDEGFGAIVQSCKGIRRLSLSGLLTDQVFYYIGMYAEQLEMLSIAFAADSDKGMLYVLNGCKKIRKLEIMECPFGNIALLSDVGKYETMRSLWMSSCEVTLGGCKTLAKKMPRLNVEIFSENNEMENCIDDEQKVQKLYLYRTLVGPRKDAPDYVWTL is encoded by the exons ATGAATTACTTTCCAGATGAAGTTATGGAGCACGTGTTCGACTTTGTAACGTCGAACAGGGACCGCAACGCGATCTCTTTAGTGTGTAAATTGTGGTATAGGATCGAGAGGCTAAGCAGGCAGAGAGTGTTCATCGGGAATTGCTACGCGATAAGTCCCGAGAGATTGATCGCCAGATTTCCGGGGGTAAAATCAATCACTTTGAAGGGAAAACCCCATTTCGCTGACTTCAATCTAGTGCCACATGACTGGGGAGGGCACGTGTACCCTTGGATCGAGGTATTGGCTAGGAGTAGGGTTAATTTGGAGGAGCTCAGGTTGAAGAGGATGGTGGTTACAGATGAAGGTCTTGAGCTGATTTCAAGATCCTTTGTAAATTTCAAGTCTTTGGTTCTTGTTACCTGCGAAGGGTTCACTACTGATGGCCTTGCAGCTATAGCAGCCAACTGTAG GTCTCTTAAGGAGCTGGACTTGCAAGAAAATGAAGTTGAGGATCATAGAGGCCAGTGGCTAAACTGCTTTCCTGAAAGTTGCACCTCTCTTGTCTCCCTAAATTTTGCATGCTTAAAAGGAGATATAAATTTAGCAACACTTGAGAGGCTTGTGGCAAGATCTCCAAATCTCAAGAGCTTGAGACTGAGCCGTGCTGTCCCTCTTGAAACGCTGCAGAAGATCCTTGTCCGAGCACCTCAGTTGGTGGACTTAGGCGTGGGCTCATTTGTCCATGACCCAGATTCTGAAACTTACAGCAAGTTATTGACAACAATTGAAAAATGCAAATCTATGAGGAGCTTATGCGGATTTTTGGAGGTTGCTGCTTACTGCCTACCAGCTATTTATCCCATATGTTCAAGCCTGACCTCCTTGAATCTGAGTTACGCTCCGGGGATCCCTGGAAGTGAGCTAACTAAGTTAATCCGTCATTGCAGAAAACTTCAGTGCTTATGG ATACTTGACTGCATAGGGGATAAAGGACTAGGTGTCGTGGCTTCAAGCTGCAAAGAGCTGCAGGAATTGAGGGTTTTTCCATCTGATCCTTATGGAGTTGGAAATGCTTCAGTGACTGAAGAAGGCTTGGTTGCTATTTCCAGAGGTTGTCCAAAGCTCACCTCATTGCTATACTTCTGCCAGCAGATGACAAATGCTGCCCTGAAAATTGTGGCCCAGAACTGCCGTAATTTCATTCAGTTCCGGTTGTGCATCCTCGACCCCACAAAACCGGATTCGTCAACCAATGAGCCTCTTGATGAAGGATTCGGGGCTATTGTACAGTCATGCAAGGGTATCAGGCGCTTGTCACTTTCTGGCCTTCTCACTGACCAGGTCTTCTATTATATCGGCATGTACgctgaacagcttgagatgctTTCTATTGCATTTGCTGCGGACAGCGACAAGGGAATGCTTTATGTGTTAAATGGGTGCAAGAAGATTCGAAAATTGGAAATCATGGAATGCCCCTTTGGTAACATCGCACTTCTGTCGGACGTGGGAAAGTATGAAACAATGCGATCCCTTTGGATGTCGTCCTGCGAAGTTACCCTTGGAGGCTGCAAAACCCTAGCAAAGAAGATGCCGAGGCTGAATGTGGAGATTTTCAGTGAAAACAATGAGATGGAGAATTGCATTGATGATGAGCAGAAAGTACAAAAGTTGTACCTTTACCGAACCTTGGTGGGGCCGAGGAAGGATGCACCGGACTATGTCTGGACATTGTAG
- the LOC115747518 gene encoding acidic leucine-rich nuclear phosphoprotein 32 family member B encodes MANTENREEFAFPAKRKPDLPRRETEGVGGGGDRSSKSLKLEPLENLNHTGGNDEKPSESGDGNAHGEGNHSGKALVPEEKPVDADAPVEVEEEEEEEEDGDYDDDDEEEDDDDDDDEEEEDAGDAGGEVYVKGKGTLKDDKGKGKMIVEEEDEDSGDSSSDDYGSVGVPSESDSDLSDDPLAEVDMDNILPSRTRQRTARPGVFIAGDRKDGGDDRS; translated from the coding sequence ATGGCGAACACCGAGAACCGCGAGGAATTCGCATTCCCCGCCAAGCGCAAGCCCGATCTCCCCCGCCGCGAGACCGAAggagtaggaggaggaggagatcgcTCCAGCAAAAGCCTCAAGCTCGAACCTTTGGAGAACCTCAACCACACCGGCGGCAACGACGAAAAACCCTCGGAGTCCGGCGACGGGAACGCGCACGGGGAGGGGAATCACTCGGGGAAGGCCCTGGTTCCAGAGGAAAAGCCAGTGGACGCGGATGCTCCGGTTGAggttgaggaggaggaggaggaagaggaggacggCGATtacgatgacgacgacgaagaggaggatgatgatgatgatgatgatgaagaggaagaggatgcAGGCGATGCAGGCGGCGAGGTGTATGTGAAGGGTAAGGGGACTCTGAAGGACGATAAGGGGAAGGGCAAAATGATcgtcgaagaagaagacgaggataGTGGCGATAGCAGCAGCGATGATTATGGCAGTGTTGGCGTTCCTTCGGAGAGCGACAGCGATCTGTCCGACGATCCGCTCGCGGAGGTCGACATGGACAACATTCTCCCGTCGAGGACTCGGCAGCGGACGGCTCGGCCCGGGGTTTTTATCGCCGGGGATCGTAAGGATGGAGGAGATGATCGATCGTAG
- the LOC115747521 gene encoding uncharacterized protein LOC115747521, giving the protein MGVQYTQGQLRNKANKSRAQYGSFKKLLSQSGFGWDNVNKRVTVDDPSIWKLHIKDNNEWAKFKKDRFPLYPDLCIVFGDTYALGEQAIGSGHNLTLSDDEDNCEDDVNDFLKGFANHHLDEEGFTLGNPSTTIHDKHNLDRTPNTKRRRKSGQYNLTTTCKAIEYMIKSSSATS; this is encoded by the exons ATGGGAGTCCAATATACCCAAGGACAACTAAGAAATAAGGCGAACAAGTCGAGAGCACAGTATGGTAGTTTCAAGAAACTTCTTTCACAATCTGGATTTGGTTGGGATAATGTCAATAAAAGAGTGACCGTCGATGATCCAAGCATATGGAAACTTCACATCAAG GATAATAATGAGTGGGCGAAGTTCAAGAAGGATAGGTTTCCTCTTTATCCCGACTTGTGCATTGTATTTGGTGATACATATGCTCTTGGGGAGCAAGCAATAGGAAGTGGCCACAATTTGACACTATCGGATGATGAGGACAATTGTGAAGATGATGTTAATGATTTTCTGAAGGGTTTTGCTAATCACCATCTTGATGAGGAAGGCTTCACACTTGGCAATCCTAGTACTACAATTCATGATAAGCACAACTTGGATAGGACTCCGaataccaagagaagaagaaagagtggCCAGTATAATTTAACTACAACTTGCAAAGCCATTGAATATATGATCAAGTCCTCCTCGGCGACCTCATAG
- the LOC115747464 gene encoding B3 domain-containing transcription factor FUS3-like: MMMAVDQDQDRGLKKKAGDNDNAGSGHDGPDLAAVVATLGAVQRRKRMARLRRPHVSFLTFPRASTSHVPHCPLLLQPHAREIDPRRLRFLFQKELKNSDVSSLRRMILPKKAAETHLPTLESKEGIPINMYDLDGQHTWSFKYRFWPNNNSRMYVLENTGNFVTTHGLQLGDFIMVYQDCQNHNYVIQAKKASEEDVYTDIAKCTISDLALKDYHEMNSNINSFDESYLAINQDAEMSFVYGTSFSNDSPLDFLGGSMTTYARISPPESFGSVDNLRLDDFC, encoded by the exons atgatgatggcGGTGGATCAGGATCAGGATCGCGGGCTCAAGAAGAAGGCCGGCGATAACGACAATGCCGGGTCAGGTCACGACGGGCCCGACCTGGCAGCTGTCGTGGCCACCCTCGGGGCGGtccagaggaggaagaggatggCCAGGCTCAGGCGCCCTCACGTCAGCTTCCTCACCTTCCCTCGCGCCTCTACCTCGCACGTGCCGCATTGCCCCCTCCTCCTCCAGCCCCACGCACGT GAAATAGATCCACGGAGACTGAGGTTCCTCTTCCAAAAGGAACTCAAGAACAGTGATGTGAGCTCATTGAGGAGGATGATACTCCCAAAG AAAGCGGCCGAGACTCATCTTCCCACGCTCGAATCCAAGGAGGGCATTCCTATAAACATGTACGATTTGGATGGTCAGCACACATGGAGCTTCAAATACAG ATTTTGGCCTAATAACAATAGTCGGATGTATGTCCTCGAGAACACCG GGAATTTTGTCACCACACATGGGTTGCAACTTGGAGACTTCATCATGGTGTACCAAGACTGTCAAAATCACAACTAT GTGATTCAGGCCAAAAAAGCTTCTGAAGAAGATGTTTATACGGATATCGCCAAGTGCACCATCAGTGACTTGGCTCTTAAAGACTACCACGAGATGAACAGTAACATCAACTCCTTCGATGAGAGTTACCTCGCGATCAATCAAGACGCGGAGATGTCATTTGTCTACGGCACTAGCTTCTCGAATGACTCTCCGCTTGATTTTTTGGGCGGATCCATGACCACCTATGCCAGGATTTCCCCACCGGAAAGCTTCGGTTCAGTCGACAACTTGCGCCTCGATGACTTTTGTTAA